A single genomic interval of Spinacia oleracea cultivar Varoflay chromosome 6, BTI_SOV_V1, whole genome shotgun sequence harbors:
- the LOC110802766 gene encoding transcription initiation factor IIB-2-like, with the protein MADYYLCGDCKRQTEVVYDHTSGDTVCSECGLVLESHSIDETSEWRTFSDSGNNADPNRVGGPTNPLLGDMALTTVISDTNGTFRKSTAASVDKKSNRLQSAFGTIATMADRLSLVPAIKNRANEIYKNLLDNKNHKSSRGKSDAVLAACLFVACQEEKLPRTLKEVCSVVAPGTTKKDIGRAKLFIMQHLKNDEDDNNNDNKTNDINNNNRVISATDFVRRFCSNLGTMDHRAVKAAYEAVQTSEEEIDVRRSPLSLAAAVIYIVCQLIEEKKRPSLRDIAVATGVAEGTIKSAFKDLRPHLSKIVPSWFASGDELKNVCTL; encoded by the coding sequence ATGGCGGACTACTACTTGTGCGGCGACTGCAAGAGACAAACCGAAGTAGTCTACGATCACACCTCCGGCGATACCGTCTGCTCCGAATGCGGCCTCGTCTTGGAGTCTCACTCCATCGACGAAACCTCCGAATGGCGGACCTTCTCCGATTCCGGCAACAATGCGGACCCTAACCGTGTCGGCGGCCCTACAAATCCTCTCCTCGGCGACATGGCTCTCACCACCGTCATCTCCGATACCAACGGTACCTTCCGTAAATCCACCGCCGCTTCCGTAGACAAGAAGTCGAACCGCCTCCAATCGGCGTTTGGCACCATCGCTACGATGGCGGACCGCCTTTCGCTTGTCCCTGCGATCAAGAATCGCGCAAACGAGATTTATAAGAATCTGCTGGACAACAAGAATCACAAGTCTAGCCGGGGAAAGAGCGACGCCGTGCTCGCCGCCTGTCTGTTCGTCGCTTGCCAGGAGGAAAAACTACCGCGAACACTGAAAGAAGTCTGCTCCGTCGTCGCTCCCGGAACGACGAAGAAAGACATAGGGAGGGCTAAATTGTTCATAATGCAGCACCTGAAAAACGATGAGgatgataataataatgataataaaacTAACGACATTAATAACAATAACAGGGTGATAAGTGCTACTGATTTTGTTAGGAGGTTTTGTTCAAACTTGGGAACTATGGATCACCGTGCTGTGAAGGCGGCATACGAGGCGGTCCAAACCTCAGAGGAGGAGATCGACGTAAGGAGGAGTCCATTATCGCTGGCGGCCGCTGTGATATACATTGTTTGCCAGCTAATTGAAGAGAAGAAACGGCCCTCTTTAAGAGACATTGCTGTTGCTACTGGTGTTGCTGAGGGGACTATTAAGAGTGCATTTAAGGATCTTAGGCCTCATCTTAGTAAGATTGTTCCTAGCTGGTTCGCCTCTGGGGATGAATTGAAGAATGTGTGCACTCtttag